The Maniola jurtina chromosome 25, ilManJurt1.1, whole genome shotgun sequence genomic sequence gtaggttagtcgaataaaataaaataaaataaaaaataaaaagatacacacgtcaaacttataacacccctctttttgggtcgcgagTTAAAAAAAGACAGTTAAGATCCTAGAAAAGTTGGTTTGCTTtcgaataaaataagtaaaacttACTAGAACcagtaatgtaataaaaaacgATATTTCCAAAAAAGTTTTAGAGgacattatttttgtataatttctgcGGCGTCGTTTCCGAGAATACTTGATTGAAACGTATTTCAGCAAATTTTCGcttcaataattttaatcaGATCGATTAATTATTTCCTGATTAAGAGGTTTACTTTTATGCCGATATTAATATCTTTCGCTCGGATTTTGCTAATTAAATTTTCGCTTTACTtttcgtatacctacttagttaatattttgtagctgtataatattatacgtcTATatgcatttatataatataggtaaatcCTTATATTATTACACATTGTATGAAAATCTTAACTCTCTACTTGTTATGTATCACTCCACGATATGTTCACGAGATGTAgtccgctaacagacagatgaACGGATGGACGAttgacgaacagacggacggatagtaCAGGCCtattaatagggtcccgttggaacgcttcaggtacggaaccctaaaaaaaatatagcgaGTAAACGACCAGTCGGTTCACTTAATGTTAAGTGGTTACCGTCACCCACGAATATTTGCAGCACGAagggaaccgccaatgcgtttcCGACCcctgaataaccccatgttgtaatctaatgggaacaccgccgaaggaagttgattccacagtttgctgTACGTGGAAagaggatctggcacaacgggcccTTAAAAATGAGTTGCACCtcatatttttagagttccgtacctcaaaaggaaaaacagaacccttataggaacactttgttgtctgtctgtctgttcgtctgtccgtccgtccgtccgtcatgaaaacctatagggtacttctcgttgacctagaatcatgaaacttggtaggtaggtaggtcttatagcacaagtaaaggaacaaatccgaaaaccgtaaactggtcacatcattaaaaaaaaaatgagtattaaaattttcaaagtaagtaaactataccaagtggggtatcatatgaaagcgatttacctgtacattctaaaacagttttatttatttttatgcataatagtttttgatttatggtgaaaaatgtcggaaaaaatcccgagtacagaaccctcagtgcgcgagtctgacttgcacttgcccggtttttttgtttggaatgacACATCTTATGCGTAGTACTGAATACATAGTAAAGGTCGTTGCATGGAAGATGTTGAAAAATGTACTGAGAATGTCCTCATATAAAATGGCTACCCTACACCTGAAAGCAGTTTTCCAAGGCATTCCTGTGACATTCCTACATCGCGGCGTGCTTTGAGtgtcttaaaatattttatcgaaGTCTGAAAAGCGACTGGCTTCTCGAGAGCACGCTTCGATGATCAGATTGAAGCCAAAAAGTAAGCTGTTCTTCCTCTCGAGAGGGAGAAGGTATAAGCAGCGATGCCGTCTGCCAAAGTAATAGTCCACTCGGTCCAAAAATAAATGGAGGATCTACCGAGCGTGAATTGTTGATGATTTCTTGTTGAAATCATAATTCTTTAAGTGTACCTCAACATGAGAGAGGAtaggtgaatgaattttgcttgagattcaagattttttagtcaaaaacggTAAAGTGAAATTGCTAATCGACGTTTAgaattacgcctatttttggcagaataaaacctttttttcttacataaagtaaagatgttttaaattattatgaagtacaGCGTGACATGAAGTTGTTAATTTTccaattttctagttttttatatagtttaccTACGAATTTGCCTCAAAATTtgccctaaaatagagatttttcaagggccataacttttaaaataaatacaattttactgtaTTAATTCTTTtaaggcatagataatggagagatgAAACAATGTatggcttagttatagatctagaacatcaaacaatagaataataggcgtaatacatttgtatggagaaaCCCGTAAGAATTGTACCTACCCTTAACGAATGTTTTATCTACTCTTAGACGTGTTGCTTAATGTACGGGAGCATGTCAAGAGGATAGAATGAGATTTGCGAAAAATTTTCGTTGACAATATTTTTACGAGAGGCGTGCACAGAAGCACTCACTATTTCTATTCAAGGGACTAACTTGGATTTTTGATTCAATTCTGTACATTGCTGTACTATTTttcacgactgcccaaaaaaagagaaaaaggttttcagggttcatgtatgtatgtaagtttctttgttccaccataacttctaaaagcCTGAACCAAGGATGTATGGAGTACATtttgttagaatccttacatcatcccgagtgacactggctttTGAAAAAGTTCAATATGGCAgtgcagtcgtgttttttaagTTGCTCAAATAGTTTGAAGAAAGTTCTAAGAGTTTTGGTCGTTCTTTTTaacactataatataatattgtgaaataaaaataggaaTACCTTTTTTTATGAAGACAATATTCTGTTcaccattttttttatgtgataaaacaaacagacaattcggaataaatataataatatattatagagaATGAACCCGTGAGCGCCAGAGcttcgttattttttaaaagctgataagtttctatgcgcattgtCCCGAAAATAGGGaggttcctccctgtgttgggggcaatGTCTGGCCCAGTAgagatcacacttcacatcacactaatattataaaggcgaaagtttgtgtgtaagtgtgtgtgtgtgtgtatgtttgttactccttcacgcaaaaaccactgaacggatttggctgaaattcggaatggagatagataatatcctggattagcacataggctactttttatcccggaaaatcaaagagtttccaagggatttcgacgcggacaaagtcgcgggcgtcagctagttgttCATGAAATAAAAGGCGATGCTATATAATCccattttatttgttattattatttatggcgATACCATTTAGGTGGCATAGTTTTTCCACATTTCGGTCTCTTACATGTTTTCTCCTGTTCCTGGTCCTGGCATACATCGTAGTTGTCATACGTTTCTTGGCATTCCATAGTGCACTTAAAATGCCTTGTTTGTTTCTTAGGACATTCAGAGTAGCATGAGTTTAATTGGTTACATCTTTTGCGCAGAGCTTGACGGAGTATATCTTTGGTCTGCTCGAATTTCATAGCTGCTTCCGGGTCTATGTGCTCTCGCTCTTCGGTGGTCTTTGAAATATACAATCGTAAAGTATGGTTACTTTATAACTTCAcggattatgtaaatgatagaaAAGCGTGAAGAAAAATGGGAATTTTTCTCATAATATGGTACTTGCTCTTGTATTCTACAAGAGCTATAGTTAGGCACATATTGATTGTCAAAGAAATTCgttctatccatactaatattataaatgcgaaagtgtgtctgtctgtctgtctgctaccttttcacggcccaacagtttaacgattctgacgaaatttggtacagggtcaccttatatcccgaggacggatataggctacttttcatcccgggaaatcaaagagttcccacgggattgccaaaaacccatccgcttaaccgatttgtatgtaccgaggtagcttgcgtccctgtaattgacataggcaactttttatcccggaaaatccaacagttcccacaggatctttaaaaacctaaatccacgcggacgaagtcgcgggcatcctctagtacaaaataattaggTTCTCATAAATGTGCTTTTCCGTTACAActatttcaaacccctatttgacCACCTAAGGAGGTCACTTTCcaaaaacctttcttagcgCCATAATAGCTACCTGTATCCGAATTGCAGCCCGATCCGACCAGTAATTTGAGCTAGACGTTattcagtcaccttttccttagAAACTATAGTTGTTTCGAATAATTACAAAATCAAagaccttaaaataataaaaaatatcaatttttaccCTTAACACATGGTACAGTAAATAAGCTTTCTCATCATGTGGTGGATCCAAAGAGTCAATTTCTGGAACGATATCGTCAGTAAGATCCACTTCAGTTTTGAGATAATTACTTTCCCTTGTATTTTTCCCTTGTGGATAGAGAATTGCTATGAAAGGTGGTTTCACATTGGCATTTGGCATTGTATACATTAGAACACATATACATGCCTCGACTTTTGAAGCTTCAATTTCAGAGGCCAACTGTCTTATAATTACTTTCAAGGATATTCATATTATAGCTTTATACCGTCCAGCAGGCTTTCGTAACCCGCAACTGTTTTTGGAATCTCTTGGTACGTTTTTGGAAAGCAAAAAATATAGGCGAATCATCTTAACTGGAGACTTAAACCTTGACCTTTTACCTGATAGTCACTGTTCTTATAGCCAAGAGTATCAAAATATTCTCGCTTTAAATGCTCTCATACCAGCTGTCAATTGTCCTACGAGAGAATTACGTTGTCTTGATCACTTTGCTATCAAAAACATAAACGATTCAAGAACTTTTGTCTTTGAACCTACAATAACAGACCATGCccctattttattaaatttaaaactacgtaACAAAGTAATACACTCATCAACACAAAATGTAACTAGGCATATTCACAACTACAAAGCTATGGAGGAAAGCTTAACACAGTTAGACTGGGTAAACTATTTCAGCTCAAGTGACACTAATTTTGCAGCAAATTTCCTAGTTGACAATATTAAGGACATAATCATTAGTAATACACATGTCTCAACTGTtcctaaaaaactaaaacctatTAAACCATGGATTAATTATAGCATTgttaaatgtatgaaaaaaagGGATAGCCTTcatagaatatttaaaaaatctccaacagaactaaataaaattacatatacgCAGTATAGAAATGCTTGTAACTCTTTACTGAAGTCACTTAAACGAAACTACTTACAAGGAAAGTTAAAACAAAATGCAGGTAATTCTAAAGGCACTTGGGACACAGTAAAAGAAATTTGTAACCTACCTACATCAAATGCGCCTGCTACAGCCTTGATAAATATCATGAACACCCCTAAGGAGTCATTAGCTCAGGTTAATAAATACTTTACTAGTATAGGGCATAACCTTGCAActtcaattattaataaattgggAGCGCagtgcaaaaataataatcccAATATGGCATCCGATGCACCCCTTAATTCACTAATGTTCTATCCCACTGATATATGCGaaattcataaaattatcttaaagcTAAAATCTAGCAGTGCTCCAGGCCATGATCAAATAGCTACGTActttattaaaagatttaaaaatctacTCTTAGAACCCATAGTTCATCTGgtgaatttaagtttatctACTGGTGTTTTTCCTGATAGTTTCAAAAAAGCAGTCGTAATTCCAGTATATAAAAGTGGAGACAAAGAGTCAATTTCTAACTACAGACCTATATCGCTATTAAGTGTATTAAGTAAGATAGTGGAAAAAGTGGTGAACGCTAGACTAATAAAGTACCTTGAACAGAAAAATCTCCTTGGATCCAACCAATTCGGTTTTAGAGCCAATAGATCTACCTTGGACGCGGTACTAGAAGTGACTAATCATATTACAAAGTGCCTTGATAAGGGAAGGAAATGTATTGGTATTTTCCTTGACTTGCAAAAGGCCTTCGATACTGTGTCAATCCCTATCTTGCTTGACAGACTTTCCGACATGGGTGTTAGGGGTATTACATTAGACTGGTTCAAGAGCTACCTTAGGGATAGACAACAATGCGTTAAAATTGGTAATGTTACCAGTGAATTTACTAACATTAGATATGGTGTCCCCCAGGGGAGTGTTCTGGGCCCCACCTTATTTCTTAGTTATATAAATCCACTTTGTAATCTGTCCCCAAAATCTGGACGCATATTTTGTTTTGCCGATGATACTGTGGTTTTATTTGAAGGCAGTGATTGGAAAGAAGTGAAGTTGCTTGCTGAAGAAGGTCTTAAGCAAATCACGACATGGTTAGAGGACAACCTACTTACAATCAACACCGTGAAAACAAAGTATGTGTGTTTCAGTACATCAATTCGGAATAACCCAGACAAAGACTTTAAACTTCCTATTCACACTTATCCTTGTAATCGGAAAAGTGGGCTAGACGCTTGTTGTAGCTGTGACATTTTAACCAAAGAGACAACTGTTAAATATCTTGGAATTACATTAGATGAACATCTTAGCTGGTCAACTCATATCCATAACACTTCTAATAAAATCAAGAAACTCATCCCATTATTTAGGAATCTAAGAGATATTGCCCCTATCGAAACAACTATGATGGTCTACAAGTCACTATGTCTTTCGATTATGACCTATTGCATATGTGCATGGGGTGGGGCTGGCAAAACTTTTATGTTGCGGCTAGAACGCGCTCACAGAActttacttaaaactatttttaaaaaaccatttaGATATCCCACTGATGATTTATATAAAGAATGCAATGTACTTAATGTCCGACAACAATACTTATGTTCAATAATTTTGCGCTTCCACTCTAAAATTGATCCTTGCACTATAAACAATAGCAAAAGAGTAATCAAACTCCCTACACATTTTACAAATACATGCTTTGCTGGAACACAATTCGAATTTCGCTCATCatatgcatataatatatttaacagGGTTAGCAAAGGTATCAACATAagcagaataaataaattcgatCTAACCAGAGCAGTTAAAAGCTGGCTGGTAGCTAAGGGCTATGAcgaaacagaaaatattttaatagtcaaGAAATAGCGCGCGAGCATACAcaccgcacacacacacacacacacacgcccacacaaacaaacacaagtaCTTGTAGTAAACTTTgtactcctaccttctgcaatacaggtatttcctagtgcagaaggtaggaatctcaatcttgatatgtaacccatgtataagtatcaaataaaaattattattattattattattattatttgatagtAGTTGGAGAAGGTTATTAATCCGAACATTTGTAGATccattctgtaaaaaaaattgacccacAAGAAACGTGTTATTTTGGGACAAAGtttacagggctctctccgtcactcgcttcatacaatcgtagttccaatttcttttgaatactaagcaaccaaagtccatgaaattttgcagacatattctagaaactaatatctgtgtctgtggtgttttagatttttctaaaaatatgtagttttaaaattacaggggctcaaagatttgtatgtaaatctttaagaccgcgtaactttgaaattgaacattttaacagaaatcgggaaaaccacaaacatagatattagtttctagaatatgtctgcaaaatttcatggactttggttgcttaatattcaaatgatattggaactacgtttgtatgaagcgagtgacggagagaccaagttagagcctcgatagctcaacggttgagaagcggactgaattccggaaggatggcggttcaaaccccacccgttgaactattgtcgtacccactcctggcacaagctttacgcttaattggaggggaaaggggagtattagttatgattagcatggctaatatctttaagaaaaaagtataaaatgtaaattaggTTGAAAAAAACATCGTACTAACATTAAAAGTTTACGTAAGTAAGTAACAATATATTATACCATTATATTAATATCATactacaaattcaacaattaacAATGAAAAAAAGTACAATAGTGCCTaactatgtataaattatttcactttgactttgactacatcattctattctattctattctaaatattttttacattaacATTATATTTCTATTCTACAGATTCCAGTCTGCCCTAAAACAAAAGCAAAGTATAAGATCTTACCTTTATAACCGAAAATATTAATAGCACAATATATAAAAGCCGGAGCCGTCCAACGCACATGTTGATAAAAAAATCTCTGCCAATCTCAACTCACGCTTGAAACGATTTAATTAAAGGACAAACATTcatcttaattaattatacttgaGCGGAGATTATTAGCAATTTGTCTCGTTAAGGCTAATTTCCACATTTAAGGGCCTGTACAGATGATGGAGACTCGGAAGCTTTTAAACTTTGTTAAGTGGTTTTGaacttaaaacataataatgatTGAGCGATACAATTTATTTGCCAGATTCCGTTTATACGTAATCTTattgagtttttttatttttactccaTTACGAGTGGGCCCATCACTGCGATTTCatttgatggtaagtgatgatgcagtctaagatggtagcgggctaacttgtaagggGTGTggcggtttttagggttccgtatctcaaaaggaaaaacagaaccgggaaattcacggttttcggattttttcctttatttgtgctataagacctacctacctaccaaaattcatgattctaggtcaacgggaaatgccctataggttttcttgacagacacgactgacggacagacagacagacaataaagtgatacTTTATGGgtccttttccttttgaggtacgaaaccctaaaaatgagtagAATTTCATATAGTTCTAAAAGTTAAGATAGTTACGTAAGACTTATCAAAAGTGTTTATTAAAGGAATAAGCAGATGCAGTATTaaaggtacctaattaattttacttttctCTACCAATGGTTTATGATAAAgattaattttgaaaagtcaCAGTTAATTAGCTGAGTTTTTGATTGTGGCTCTTTGTCGTCAACCGTCGATGTTAGACACATAAGTCGTTTGTGTGTTTTCGGTTAATTAGGCAAGATGTTTAAAACATTTTGCTCTCCTAAAAACATTCTTCATTTATATGAGACATATTTTACAGGtaatctatattatattttaaattacagCGCTTCGGACTTACTCacgtttcaaaaaaaatttttgggaGCTGGAttccatagtccaccacgctggtcacaTGCGGCTTGGCAGATTTCACAAGTCTTTGCGAGCATaataaagaactctcaggcatgtaagtttcctcaagatgttttccttcaccgataaagcaagtgataaataTCACTTTGATTACTTAAAACATACAACAACTTAAAACATACaaacaatcgaagattatgtaaatgataaaaaagctgCTTGtatatagtatggaatattattgtaaattgaacaattgaaaagagcaaccgccgagtgaGCATGCCCATTATGCCCATACGGTATATATTCACGCTTGCCACGAGGTTATCACCTTCTAgtaattagtataatattaagATTAGTTCTAGGAAAATCAAGGAAATAATATAGATT encodes the following:
- the LOC123878028 gene encoding uncharacterized protein LOC123878028 is translated as MCVGRLRLLYIVLLIFSVIKNGSTNVRINNLLQLLSNANVKPPFIAILYPQGKNTRESNYLKTEVDLTDDIVPEIDSLDPPHDEKAYLLYHVLRTTEEREHIDPEAAMKFEQTKDILRQALRKRCNQLNSCYSECPKKQTRHFKCTMECQETYDNYDVCQDQEQEKTCKRPKCGKTMPPKWYRHK